The Marivivens sp. LCG002 genome includes a window with the following:
- a CDS encoding dihydrodipicolinate synthase family protein, protein MAFDLDKALAGISGILVTPYDAAGEIAPHRLGPIIDRALGAGVHMPVVNGNTGEFYALTTDEACTMVRAVVDMVGGRAPVLAGIGRGVRDACRLAEVSAEAGASALMIHQPPDPFVSPRGTCDYIKAVSEASGGLPMMLYLRNDAIGTKAIAELCAIENVKGVKWATPNPLRLAEAMAACDPSITWVCGLAEVWAPPLYAVGARGFTSGLINVWPERSVAIHAALGAGDFGTANRLIGEMRVFEEVRAEEMNGTNVTGVKAALIEQGIDCGPTRPPSAWPLPEAQLGKLRGFMTVNGLV, encoded by the coding sequence ATGGCATTCGATCTGGACAAGGCGCTTGCGGGGATTTCGGGCATTCTGGTGACGCCCTATGATGCGGCGGGCGAGATTGCACCGCACAGGCTTGGCCCGATCATCGACCGTGCGCTCGGGGCAGGTGTGCATATGCCTGTCGTCAACGGCAATACGGGCGAGTTCTACGCTCTGACCACCGATGAGGCCTGCACCATGGTTCGCGCGGTTGTCGATATGGTGGGCGGGCGCGCGCCTGTTCTTGCGGGGATCGGGCGCGGGGTGCGCGATGCCTGCCGTTTGGCCGAAGTCTCGGCAGAGGCGGGGGCGAGCGCTCTGATGATCCACCAGCCGCCAGATCCATTTGTCTCTCCTCGCGGGACGTGTGACTACATCAAGGCCGTGAGCGAGGCTTCGGGCGGTCTTCCCATGATGCTTTATCTGCGCAATGACGCGATCGGGACCAAGGCGATTGCCGAACTTTGTGCCATCGAGAATGTGAAAGGTGTGAAATGGGCGACGCCCAATCCTCTTAGACTTGCCGAAGCGATGGCGGCCTGTGATCCGTCGATCACTTGGGTCTGCGGGCTTGCCGAAGTTTGGGCGCCGCCGCTCTATGCCGTGGGCGCGCGGGGGTTCACGTCGGGTTTGATCAACGTATGGCCCGAACGCTCTGTGGCCATTCATGCCGCACTTGGGGCAGGGGACTTCGGGACGGCAAACCGTTTGATCGGCGAGATGCGCGTCTTTGAAGAGGTGCGGGCCGAAGAGATGAACGGCACCAATGTCACGGGCGTCAAAGCGGCTCTGATCGAGCAGGGGATCGATTGCGGTCCGACAAGGCCGCCTTCGGCTTGGCCGCTGCCCGAAGCGCAACTCGGGAAGTTGCGCGGGTTCATGACGGTGAACGGGCTTGTTTGA
- a CDS encoding YdeI/OmpD-associated family protein: MITDIEDFFTKGCGRCAKFDTPDCTTKLWAEGIADLRRICLDEGLVETVKWGHPCYMHADRNLVIMGTFLDNFRLTFFKAALMKDPEGIMVRQGENTQHPDMIKFTENAGVKALEPTIRAYIQEAKSYADAGIVPEKVVREVDMPDELLEVLDADPELAEAFAALTPGRQKSYAFNLNQAKSPATRYSRIEKFRDKIFAGKGAMERL; encoded by the coding sequence ATGATCACCGACATCGAAGATTTCTTCACCAAAGGCTGCGGACGCTGCGCCAAATTCGACACCCCCGACTGCACCACCAAACTCTGGGCCGAGGGGATCGCCGATCTGCGCCGCATCTGCCTCGACGAAGGATTGGTGGAAACGGTGAAATGGGGCCATCCCTGCTATATGCACGCCGACCGAAATCTCGTGATCATGGGCACTTTCCTCGACAACTTCCGCCTGACATTTTTCAAGGCCGCGCTGATGAAAGATCCCGAGGGTATCATGGTCAGACAGGGTGAAAACACCCAACACCCCGATATGATCAAGTTCACCGAGAACGCAGGGGTCAAAGCGCTCGAACCGACCATCCGCGCCTATATCCAAGAGGCGAAGTCCTATGCCGACGCTGGCATCGTTCCCGAAAAGGTCGTGCGCGAGGTCGATATGCCCGACGAGCTTCTCGAAGTGCTCGACGCCGACCCCGAACTGGCCGAAGCCTTTGCCGCGCTGACGCCGGGACGGCAAAAGAGCTACGCCTTCAATCTCAATCAGGCCAAGTCACCCGCGACCCGCTACAGCCGCATTGAAAAGTTCCGCGACAAAATCTTCGCGGGCAAAGGCGCGATGGAGCGCCTCTAA
- a CDS encoding glycoside hydrolase family 3 N-terminal domain-containing protein, producing the protein MSIYKDPSAPIEARIEDLLGQMTIEEKLAQLHAMWLFLSEDGEHRPREDKFTGEGNAAGLKEQLRLGLGQITRPLGTASRDPLSGVRALNALQKFMMEDTRLGIPVLSHEECLSGLMARGATLFPSSLGYGATWNPDLIEKVGAAIGREMMSVGGRQGLAPVLDVARDARWGRTEETFGEDPYIAGIMATRYVQGLQGQDRQILATLKHYVGHSYSEGARNHAPVHLGWRELNDDFMLPFEMAVKLGNAASVMPAYHDIDNEPVHASRHLLTKVLREEWGFDGIIVADYIGVTLLYAHHGVASDAAEAAALSFGAGLDVELPGDDCAPSLKAALERGLIDMATIDEAVRRGLREKFRLGLFERPYTDEGGIALRTKEAVELALEVAEQSVTILDNNGILPLSKDKRVAVIGATADDPLALLGDYAFPVHVINNDQVEDSSSVVTLLDGFKEALGADRVRFAKGCYILETRSSGAPVFPGDVEDNTTLKLESPLSKRLDLIPEAVAAAKAADVAIVCVGDLSGIFQTGTVGEGSDAETLELPGVQQKLLDAIVDTGTPVIVVLTNGRPYNLGGREKDLAAQVMAYFPGEQGGRAVARVMTGAVEPSGRSTLSIPRSAGAVPYFYNHKFKSPGTPVARHFGSDYAFGHGLSYTAFEFSDLRFGSDVLDIESGTVSARFTVKNIGGRKGIAVPQLYVRDKLASLVRPIKELKGFARVALEAGASAEVTIEVPVDMLNFTGYEGKRIVEPGEFEIMIGHSSADIALKGTVTVTGKLRTLGHHWRMVSEAKIQKL; encoded by the coding sequence ATGAGTATTTACAAGGACCCATCGGCACCGATCGAGGCGCGTATCGAGGACCTTTTGGGTCAAATGACGATTGAGGAAAAGCTCGCGCAGCTTCACGCGATGTGGCTTTTTCTGTCCGAGGATGGCGAACATCGTCCGCGCGAGGACAAGTTCACGGGAGAAGGAAATGCAGCGGGTCTCAAGGAGCAGCTTCGGCTGGGTCTGGGCCAGATCACGCGGCCCTTGGGCACGGCGAGTAGGGACCCTCTTTCGGGGGTGCGGGCGCTCAATGCGCTCCAGAAATTCATGATGGAAGACACCCGGCTCGGGATTCCCGTTCTCTCGCATGAGGAATGTCTCTCGGGTCTTATGGCGCGGGGTGCGACCTTGTTTCCGTCGTCGCTCGGTTATGGGGCGACGTGGAACCCCGATCTTATCGAAAAGGTCGGTGCGGCCATCGGGCGCGAGATGATGAGCGTCGGCGGACGGCAGGGGCTTGCCCCCGTGCTTGACGTTGCGCGGGATGCGCGTTGGGGGCGGACCGAGGAGACCTTTGGCGAGGACCCCTATATCGCGGGGATTATGGCGACCAGATATGTGCAGGGGCTTCAGGGTCAGGACCGCCAGATCCTAGCCACGCTCAAGCATTACGTGGGCCATTCCTATAGCGAAGGGGCGCGGAACCATGCGCCTGTGCATCTGGGATGGCGCGAGCTGAATGATGATTTTATGCTCCCCTTTGAGATGGCGGTTAAGCTGGGGAATGCGGCTTCGGTCATGCCTGCCTATCATGACATCGACAACGAGCCTGTTCATGCCTCGCGGCATCTTTTGACCAAGGTGCTGCGCGAAGAGTGGGGTTTTGATGGGATCATCGTCGCCGATTATATCGGTGTCACGCTGCTCTATGCGCACCACGGGGTCGCGAGCGATGCGGCAGAGGCGGCGGCGCTTTCGTTCGGGGCGGGGCTTGATGTCGAGCTTCCGGGGGATGATTGCGCCCCCTCGCTCAAGGCTGCGCTCGAGCGCGGGTTGATCGACATGGCGACGATCGACGAGGCAGTGCGGCGCGGATTGCGCGAGAAATTCCGCCTTGGGCTTTTCGAGCGGCCCTATACCGACGAGGGCGGCATTGCGCTTCGCACGAAAGAGGCGGTGGAGCTTGCGCTCGAAGTCGCCGAGCAATCCGTCACCATCCTTGATAACAACGGTATCCTACCGCTCTCCAAGGACAAGCGCGTTGCGGTGATCGGGGCCACGGCGGATGATCCGCTTGCGCTCTTGGGGGATTATGCCTTCCCTGTGCATGTGATCAACAACGATCAGGTCGAAGATTCCTCGTCGGTTGTGACGCTGCTTGACGGGTTCAAAGAGGCTCTTGGCGCGGATCGCGTGAGGTTTGCCAAAGGGTGCTATATCCTTGAGACCCGCAGTTCCGGTGCACCCGTTTTCCCCGGAGATGTGGAGGACAACACAACACTCAAGCTTGAATCGCCCCTCTCCAAGCGGCTTGATCTGATCCCCGAAGCTGTCGCGGCGGCAAAGGCGGCGGATGTTGCAATCGTTTGTGTCGGGGACCTTTCGGGGATTTTCCAGACGGGCACAGTCGGCGAGGGTTCGGATGCGGAAACGCTCGAGCTTCCAGGTGTGCAGCAGAAATTGCTCGACGCGATTGTGGATACGGGCACGCCTGTGATCGTCGTGCTCACCAACGGGCGTCCCTATAACCTTGGTGGTCGGGAAAAAGATCTCGCTGCGCAGGTCATGGCCTATTTCCCCGGTGAACAGGGCGGGCGTGCGGTGGCGCGGGTGATGACGGGAGCGGTCGAGCCTTCGGGTCGTTCGACGCTCTCGATCCCGAGAAGTGCGGGGGCGGTGCCCTATTTCTACAACCACAAATTCAAGTCCCCCGGCACGCCCGTCGCGCGTCATTTCGGGTCGGATTATGCCTTTGGACATGGGCTGAGCTATACCGCCTTCGAGTTCAGTGATCTTCGGTTTGGCTCGGATGTTCTCGATATCGAGAGCGGCACCGTTTCGGCGCGGTTCACGGTCAAGAACATCGGCGGACGCAAGGGGATCGCCGTTCCACAGCTCTATGTGAGGGACAAGCTTGCTTCGCTCGTGCGGCCGATCAAAGAGCTCAAGGGGTTTGCACGGGTCGCGCTTGAAGCGGGTGCTTCTGCCGAGGTCACGATCGAAGTGCCTGTCGATATGCTCAACTTCACAGGCTATGAAGGCAAGCGAATCGTTGAACCCGGCGAGTTCGAGATCATGATCGGCCATTCAAGCGCGGATATTGCGCTTAAGGGAACGGTGACCGTGACGGGCAAACTGCGCACTTTGGGGCACCACTGGCGGATGGTCAGCGAGGCCAAGATACAGAAGCTCTAA
- a CDS encoding fumarylacetoacetate hydrolase family protein, with the protein MKLLRFGPKGQEKPGCLDTEGNIRDLSAHVSDIAGDALTPEGIARLQSIDLARLPVVDASTRIGACVGNIGKFICIGLNYADHAAESGLDVPPEPVVFNKWTSAVVGPNDDVIIPRGSVKTDWEVELGVIIGKGGSYIDEADAMDHVAGFCVVNDVSEREYQIERSGTWDKGKGCDTFGPTGPYLVTKDEVADFDNLRLWLEIDGEMMQDGSTATMVYRVPFLVSYLSQFMSLQPGDVISTGTPPGVGMGKKPPMYLKGGETMRLGIDGLGEQTQKVRKHS; encoded by the coding sequence ATGAAACTTCTCCGTTTCGGCCCCAAGGGTCAGGAAAAACCGGGTTGCCTCGATACCGAAGGCAACATTCGTGATCTGAGCGCACATGTCTCGGATATCGCAGGCGATGCGCTGACCCCCGAAGGGATTGCGCGTCTTCAATCCATCGACCTTGCCAGGCTCCCCGTTGTCGATGCCTCCACCCGCATCGGGGCTTGCGTCGGCAACATCGGCAAATTCATCTGCATCGGCCTCAACTATGCCGACCACGCAGCCGAATCCGGCCTCGACGTGCCGCCCGAACCTGTCGTCTTCAACAAATGGACCTCTGCAGTTGTAGGCCCCAACGACGATGTGATCATTCCGCGCGGCTCGGTCAAAACAGACTGGGAAGTCGAACTGGGCGTGATCATCGGCAAGGGCGGCAGCTATATCGACGAAGCGGACGCCATGGACCACGTCGCGGGCTTCTGCGTTGTGAACGACGTTTCCGAGCGCGAATACCAGATCGAGCGTTCAGGCACATGGGACAAGGGCAAGGGCTGCGATACCTTCGGCCCGACAGGCCCCTATCTCGTGACAAAGGACGAAGTCGCCGATTTCGACAACCTCCGCCTCTGGCTCGAAATCGACGGCGAGATGATGCAGGACGGCTCGACCGCAACCATGGTCTACCGCGTGCCTTTCCTCGTGTCCTACCTCAGCCAGTTCATGAGCCTCCAGCCGGGCGATGTGATCTCCACAGGCACACCTCCGGGCGTCGGCATGGGGAAAAAGCCCCCGATGTATCTCAAAGGCGGCGAGACCATGCGCCTCGGCATCGACGGTCTTGGCGAACAGACCCAAAAAGTCCGCAAACATTCCTGA
- a CDS encoding SDR family oxidoreductase, translated as MRLEGKTILITAAGQGIGRAAAIACANEGAIVHAADINAETIASLGAENPAITTHVLDVTNPQAILDLAAKLPDLDGLFNCAGFVHHGTILDLSDEDFEFSMTLNVTSMVRMCRAFLPGMLRRAEATGSASILNMASMCSNIKGFPFRSAYGTTKAAVNGLTKSIASDFVSKGIRCNSLNPGTVDTPSLRGRIAAAADPVQAEKDFIARQPMGRLATVDDMTPMIVYLLSDESRFVSGQALLVDGGVTI; from the coding sequence ATGCGGCTCGAAGGCAAAACCATTCTCATCACCGCCGCAGGTCAGGGCATCGGCCGCGCTGCCGCTATCGCCTGTGCAAACGAGGGCGCGATCGTCCACGCGGCGGATATCAACGCAGAAACAATCGCAAGCCTCGGCGCCGAGAACCCCGCGATCACGACCCATGTACTCGACGTGACCAACCCTCAGGCGATCCTTGATCTTGCGGCAAAGCTTCCCGATCTTGACGGGCTCTTCAATTGCGCGGGCTTTGTGCACCACGGCACCATCCTCGATCTGAGCGACGAAGACTTCGAGTTCAGCATGACGCTCAACGTCACGTCGATGGTGCGGATGTGCCGCGCGTTCCTGCCTGGGATGCTCCGCCGCGCCGAAGCGACGGGGTCCGCCTCGATCCTCAACATGGCCTCCATGTGCTCGAACATCAAAGGTTTCCCCTTCCGCTCGGCCTACGGCACGACCAAGGCCGCGGTAAACGGCCTTACCAAAAGCATCGCTTCGGATTTCGTCTCCAAAGGCATCCGCTGCAACTCGCTCAATCCCGGCACCGTCGACACCCCGTCGCTGCGTGGCCGCATTGCCGCCGCTGCAGACCCTGTTCAGGCGGAAAAGGACTTTATCGCCCGCCAACCGATGGGCCGCCTTGCGACCGTCGACGATATGACCCCGATGATCGTCTATCTTCTGAGCGACGAAAGCCGCTTCGTCTCTGGCCAAGCGCTTCTCGTGGATGGCGGCGTGACCATCTAA
- a CDS encoding altronate dehydratase family protein, whose protein sequence is MASTSSTIRLHADDNVVIALRDLEAGTLIENGAVTLTQSVSRGHKIATRAVAKGAHVYRYGQIIGEAKADIAVGEHVHVHNLGMGDYKQDYGFASASTPLPPIDEGRTFMGFKRADGRVGTRNYVGIVTSVNCSGSVARFIAEAAEKSGMLDEFPNVDGVVPIVHGTGCGMSGKDEGYATLYRTLKGYAQHPNFAGILLVGLGCEVMQVADLVGNRPIRKDGAVRYFTIQNTGGTRKTIELGLQELRGILEIANKSVREPCPISEITIGMQCGGSDGYSGITANPALGYASDLLVRHGGTTILSETSEVYGAEHLLTRRAETEEVGRKLIDRIEWWEDYTARNGGEMDNNPSPGNKRGGLTTILEKSLGAVAKGGTAPMRDVYLFGEIVDKKGFVFMDSPGFDPASVTGQIASGSNLIIFTTGRGSVSGYKPTPCIKLATNSEMYERMSEDMDLNCGDIVTEGVSIEEKGKELFELLIRVASGEQTKSEELGFGGAEFVPWQIGAVM, encoded by the coding sequence ATGGCTTCCACTTCTTCGACCATCCGTTTGCATGCCGATGACAACGTGGTGATTGCACTGCGCGACCTTGAGGCAGGCACCCTCATCGAAAACGGCGCCGTGACATTGACCCAAAGCGTGAGCCGCGGCCACAAGATCGCCACTCGCGCGGTGGCCAAGGGCGCGCATGTCTATCGCTATGGCCAGATCATCGGCGAAGCCAAGGCCGACATCGCGGTCGGGGAACATGTCCACGTCCACAATCTGGGCATGGGCGACTATAAACAGGATTACGGTTTCGCAAGCGCCAGCACGCCGCTTCCGCCCATCGACGAAGGCCGCACCTTCATGGGCTTCAAGCGCGCCGATGGCCGCGTCGGCACCCGCAACTATGTGGGCATCGTGACATCGGTGAACTGTTCGGGCTCCGTCGCGCGCTTTATCGCCGAAGCCGCCGAGAAATCGGGCATGCTTGACGAATTTCCGAATGTCGACGGGGTTGTGCCCATCGTGCACGGCACAGGCTGCGGCATGTCAGGCAAAGACGAAGGCTATGCCACGCTTTATCGCACCCTCAAAGGCTATGCGCAGCATCCGAACTTTGCGGGCATTCTCCTTGTCGGTCTGGGCTGCGAGGTGATGCAGGTCGCCGATCTTGTCGGCAACCGCCCGATCCGCAAAGACGGCGCTGTGCGTTACTTCACCATCCAGAACACGGGCGGCACCCGCAAAACCATCGAACTGGGCCTCCAAGAGCTTCGCGGCATCCTCGAGATCGCCAACAAATCGGTCCGCGAACCCTGCCCCATTTCCGAGATCACCATCGGCATGCAATGCGGCGGCTCGGACGGCTATTCGGGCATCACCGCGAACCCCGCTCTGGGCTATGCCTCTGATCTTCTTGTCCGCCACGGCGGAACAACCATCCTGTCGGAAACCTCTGAAGTCTACGGCGCCGAACATCTCCTCACCCGCCGCGCCGAAACCGAAGAAGTCGGTCGCAAGCTTATCGACCGCATCGAATGGTGGGAGGATTACACCGCCCGCAACGGCGGCGAGATGGACAACAACCCCTCTCCGGGCAACAAGCGCGGCGGCCTGACGACGATCCTTGAAAAGTCGCTCGGCGCGGTTGCCAAGGGCGGCACAGCCCCCATGCGCGACGTTTACCTCTTTGGCGAGATCGTCGACAAAAAGGGCTTCGTTTTCATGGACAGCCCCGGTTTCGACCCCGCCTCTGTGACAGGCCAGATCGCTTCGGGCTCCAACCTCATCATCTTCACCACGGGTCGCGGCTCGGTTTCGGGCTACAAACCGACCCCCTGCATCAAGCTCGCCACCAACTCGGAAATGTATGAACGCATGTCCGAAGACATGGACCTCAACTGCGGCGACATCGTCACCGAAGGCGTGAGCATCGAGGAAAAGGGCAAAGAGCTTTTCGAGCTGCTGATCCGCGTCGCCTCGGGCGAGCAAACCAAGAGCGAAGAACTCGGTTTCGGCGGTGCGGAATTCGTGCCGTGGCAAATCGGCGCCGTGATGTAA
- a CDS encoding GntR family transcriptional regulator yields MTEELEKLPLGDIETLTGSLAHRVYVVLREAILHMRCPPGTVLRKGQICDQLGVSRSPVAEAIAKLSAEGLVDVVPQSATRVSRFSMSVIREATFLREALELAAVERVAQTITEEQLVALTRNLKLQRLLVEDGDHAGFFEADEDFHNMIMAFTGYQGVTRTLAGVSLQLSRARILLLPSSDRAQESLREHEEVLEALRRRDAETARSAMRFHLGQLISRIEPLEQVHSDFFVAQ; encoded by the coding sequence ATGACCGAAGAGCTTGAAAAACTGCCCCTTGGGGACATCGAAACCCTGACAGGTTCGCTTGCGCATCGGGTCTATGTGGTGCTGCGCGAGGCGATCCTGCACATGAGGTGCCCGCCCGGGACGGTGCTTCGCAAGGGCCAGATCTGCGACCAACTCGGGGTGTCCCGTTCGCCCGTTGCCGAAGCGATTGCCAAGCTGTCTGCCGAAGGTCTTGTGGATGTGGTTCCGCAGTCTGCGACGCGGGTCTCGCGCTTTTCCATGTCGGTGATCCGCGAGGCCACTTTTTTGCGCGAGGCGCTCGAACTTGCCGCTGTCGAGCGGGTTGCACAGACGATCACCGAAGAGCAGCTTGTTGCGTTGACGCGTAACCTCAAGCTTCAACGGCTGCTGGTCGAAGATGGCGACCACGCCGGTTTTTTCGAGGCGGACGAAGATTTCCACAATATGATCATGGCCTTTACAGGTTATCAGGGTGTGACGCGCACTTTGGCAGGTGTTTCGCTTCAACTGTCGCGGGCCAGAATTCTGCTTCTGCCCTCGTCGGATCGGGCGCAGGAATCGCTTAGGGAACATGAAGAGGTGCTCGAGGCGCTGCGCAGGCGCGACGCCGAAACCGCGCGCAGCGCGATGCGTTTTCATCTTGGTCAGTTGATCAGCCGAATTGAACCGCTGGAGCAGGTTCATAGCGACTTCTTTGTGGCGCAATAA
- a CDS encoding aldo/keto reductase, with protein sequence MGYGGAALGNLYRKIEEHNAQASLDAAYAAGIRFFDTAPQYGLGRSEERIGAAIGRFGRESLQLSTKVGRLLFDCEPQDVTPEAFVDVPQKRIVFDYTYDGVMRSYEASRQRLGVANADILLVHDVCAFSQGSQEKSDEKVRELFDGGGYRALTELRDAGEIAAIGAGVNEWQVCERLLALGDFDGFLLAGRYTLLEQEALESFLPLCEKRDVGIILGGPYNSGILATGPKEGAMYNYAPASAPVLEKVRKIEAVCRSHDVPLIAAALQFVFGHPNVKTVIPGMVSPAEVEANVRVLETPIPTGLWSDLKGEGLIRPDAPLPQEV encoded by the coding sequence ATGGGATACGGCGGCGCCGCTTTGGGGAACCTCTATCGCAAGATCGAGGAGCATAACGCGCAGGCCTCGCTTGATGCGGCCTATGCGGCGGGTATCCGGTTTTTCGACACTGCGCCCCAATACGGGCTCGGCCGCTCGGAAGAGCGGATCGGCGCGGCAATCGGGCGGTTCGGACGCGAGAGCCTCCAACTTTCGACCAAGGTGGGGCGTCTCCTGTTCGATTGCGAACCGCAGGACGTCACACCCGAGGCCTTTGTCGATGTGCCGCAAAAGCGGATCGTTTTCGACTATACATATGACGGGGTGATGCGCAGTTACGAGGCGAGCCGTCAGCGCTTGGGCGTTGCGAATGCTGACATCCTCTTGGTGCATGACGTTTGCGCATTTTCGCAAGGCTCGCAAGAAAAGAGCGACGAAAAGGTGCGCGAGCTCTTTGATGGCGGCGGGTATCGCGCGCTGACCGAGCTTCGCGATGCGGGCGAGATTGCCGCCATCGGGGCGGGGGTCAACGAGTGGCAAGTCTGCGAGAGACTGCTTGCTCTTGGGGATTTCGACGGGTTCCTTCTTGCCGGTCGCTATACGCTTCTTGAGCAAGAGGCGCTCGAAAGCTTTCTGCCGCTTTGCGAGAAGCGCGATGTGGGGATCATCCTCGGCGGTCCTTATAATTCGGGTATTCTGGCCACGGGACCGAAAGAGGGGGCGATGTATAACTATGCCCCTGCAAGCGCGCCTGTGCTTGAAAAGGTGCGCAAGATCGAGGCGGTTTGCCGTTCGCATGACGTGCCGCTGATCGCTGCGGCTTTGCAATTCGTGTTCGGCCATCCGAATGTGAAAACGGTGATCCCCGGAATGGTGAGCCCCGCCGAAGTCGAGGCTAATGTGAGGGTGCTTGAAACGCCGATCCCCACGGGATTATGGTCTGATTTGAAAGGTGAAGGGCTGATACGGCCCGATGCACCACTTCCCCAAGAGGTATGA
- a CDS encoding RbsD/FucU domain-containing protein yields the protein MLRNIPNILSPDLLYTLAAMGHGDELVIADANFPGESSGPECIRLDGISATAVLEAVLALMPLDTFVEDPALVMQVVGDPEAVPEIVGNFQEIIDKTADNPAKIGSLERFAFYERASSAFAIVQTGETRLYGNIIIKKGVIGS from the coding sequence ATGCTCCGCAATATTCCCAATATCCTTTCGCCTGATCTGCTCTACACGCTCGCCGCTATGGGGCATGGGGACGAGCTTGTCATTGCGGACGCCAATTTCCCCGGTGAAAGCAGCGGTCCCGAATGCATCCGGCTTGACGGTATCTCTGCAACTGCGGTTCTCGAGGCGGTTCTTGCGCTTATGCCCCTTGATACCTTTGTCGAGGACCCCGCGCTTGTCATGCAGGTGGTCGGCGATCCCGAGGCGGTGCCCGAGATTGTAGGCAACTTTCAGGAGATCATCGACAAAACGGCAGACAATCCCGCCAAGATCGGGAGCCTCGAGCGTTTTGCATTCTACGAGCGTGCAAGTTCCGCCTTTGCGATAGTGCAGACGGGCGAGACGCGTCTTTATGGCAATATCATCATCAAAAAGGGCGTGATCGGATCATGA
- a CDS encoding amidohydrolase family protein gives MKIDAHHHLWDPSRGDYGWLTPELGVLYQTFGPEDVKPLLKAAGVDGTVLVQAAPTVAETDYMLAIARENDFIKGVVGWVDFEAPDAPEVIARLAQEPLLKGLRPMIQDIADPDWMLKGELAPAFEALIETGLRFDALTFPVHLGNLRELIRRYPDLAVVIDHGSKPYIKRREIAGWEADMRMLARETDALCKVSGLVTEAAEDWTPSDLRPYVDVLLDAFGPDRLMWGSDWPVSLLASDYAEWEAVAQSLLDVSDEDRAKIFGLNAVRFYGLE, from the coding sequence ATGAAAATAGATGCACACCATCATCTTTGGGACCCGTCCCGTGGCGATTACGGGTGGCTGACGCCAGAGCTTGGTGTGCTCTATCAAACCTTTGGGCCAGAAGATGTGAAGCCTTTGCTCAAGGCGGCGGGCGTCGATGGAACCGTGCTCGTCCAAGCGGCACCAACGGTGGCTGAGACGGATTATATGCTCGCCATTGCGCGGGAAAACGATTTCATAAAAGGCGTTGTGGGGTGGGTGGACTTTGAAGCACCCGATGCGCCCGAGGTGATCGCCCGGCTTGCGCAGGAGCCGCTGCTCAAGGGGCTGCGCCCGATGATCCAGGACATCGCCGATCCCGATTGGATGCTAAAGGGGGAGCTTGCTCCTGCGTTCGAGGCGTTGATCGAAACGGGGCTGCGCTTCGATGCGCTGACCTTTCCCGTCCATCTGGGCAACCTGCGGGAGTTGATCCGACGTTATCCCGATCTTGCCGTGGTCATAGATCACGGCTCCAAACCCTATATCAAACGGCGTGAGATCGCTGGATGGGAGGCAGATATGCGGATGCTCGCCCGCGAAACGGACGCCCTGTGCAAGGTGTCGGGCTTGGTAACGGAGGCCGCCGAAGATTGGACGCCCTCGGACCTTCGGCCCTATGTCGATGTGCTTCTTGATGCTTTCGGACCTGATCGGCTCATGTGGGGGAGCGATTGGCCAGTGAGCCTTTTGGCTTCGGATTACGCGGAGTGGGAGGCGGTTGCGCAGTCGCTTCTCGATGTCTCGGACGAAGACCGCGCCAAGATTTTCGGTCTCAACGCGGTCAGGTTTTACGGCCTAGAGTAG